A single genomic interval of Melanotaenia boesemani isolate fMelBoe1 chromosome 4, fMelBoe1.pri, whole genome shotgun sequence harbors:
- the cdk2ap2 gene encoding cyclin-dependent kinase 2-associated protein 2 — translation MSYKPIAPAPSGSNHTPPGSSVPSPSLPSSSNFRPAFSDFGPPSMGFVQPVKVSQGSTYSELLSVIEEMSREIRPTYAGSKSAMERLKRGIIHARALVRECLAETERSART, via the exons ATGAGTTATAAACCCATTGCTCCTGCACCATCTGGCTCCAACCACACTCCGCCAG GCTCTTCCGTGCCCTCTCCATCTCTCCCTTCATCATCCAACTTTAGGCCAGCTTTCAGTGACTTTGGCCCACCATCTATGGGCTTTGTTCAG CCTGTCAAAGTGTCTCAAGGGTCCACCTACAGTGAACTTCTGTCTGTCATTGAGGAGATGAGCCGTGAGATCAGGCCTACGTATGCCGGGAGCAAGAGCGCGATGGAAAGGCTAAAGAGAG GAATTATCCATGCTCGTGCACTGGTTCGGGAGTGTCTCGCAGAAACTGAGAGGAGCGCTCGTACATAA
- the LOC121638616 gene encoding AH receptor-interacting protein, whose product MEEEARKLLEEGIKKKLISPGRGELSTFPNGTKVIFNYRTSLCDGTQLDDSRTMGGHSKPMELILGKKFKLAVWERVVITMRQGEIAEFTCDTKHTALYPVVSQSLRNISIGKDPLEGQRHCCGIAQIHSHHSLGHKDLDHLQASPQPLVFTIELLEVLPPGSFQLDMWAMTDKEKLDNVPQIHEEGNLLFKQGKIKDATEKYYNGIACLKNLQMKEHPGDEAWLKLDQMITPLLLNYCQCKLLQEQYYEVIEHCSALIFKYEDNVKAYYKRAKAHAAVWNEKEARADFAKVLQLDSSLGPSVSKELRAMEDRIRSKQQEEKGRYKGLFDCNTQPATATTS is encoded by the exons atggaggaagaggcacGCAAGCTTCTCGAAgaaggaattaaaaagaaactgatCAGTCCTGGCAGGGGAGAGCTGTCGACTTTCCCCAATGGAACCAAG GTGATCTTTAACTATCGCACCAGCTTGTGTGATGGCACTCAGCTGGATGACTCAAGAACCATGGGGGGCCACAGCAAACCTATGGAACTCATCCTGGGCAAAAAGTTTAAACTGGCTGTGTGGGAGAGAGTTGTCATCACTATGAGACAAGGCGAAATTGCAGAATTTACCTGTGATACAAAG CATACAGCGCTGTACCCGGTTGTGTCCCAGTCCCTAAGAAACATAAGCATTGGGAAGGACCCTCTGGAAGGCCAGAGGCATTGCTGTGGGATTGCTCAAATACACTCCCACCACTCTTTAGGGCACAAAGATCTGGATCACCTTCAAGCCAGTCCACAGCCTCTTGTCTTCACCATTGAGCTGCTGGAG GTCCTTCCTCCCGGTTCCTTCCAGCTGGATATGTGGGCtatgacagacaaagagaagtTGGACAATGTGCCTCAAATCCACGAGGAGGGCAACTTGCTCTTCAAACAAGGCAAAATTAAGGATGCAACAGAAAAGTACTACAATGGCATCGCCTGTCTCAAAAACCTACAGATGAAG GAGCATCCTGGAGATGAAGCCTGGCTAAAGTTAGACCAAATGATCACACCACTGCTCCTCAACTACTGTCAATGCAAGTTACTCCAGGAACAGTATTACGAAGTCATTGAACACTGCTCCGCCCTGATCTTCAAATATGAGG ACAATGTGAAGGCCTATTACAAGCGGGCTAAAGCTCATGCCGCAGTGTGGAATGAAAAAGAGGCTCGAGCTGACTTTGCTAAGGTGCTGCAATTGGACTCTTCTCTTGGACCATCTGTGTCCAAGGAGCTGAGGGCTATGGAGGACAGGATCCGCTCAAAGCAGCAGGAGGAGAAGGGTCGTTATAAAGGCCTGTTTGACTGCAACACACAGCCAGCCACTGCCACTACA AGCTGA
- the tmem134 gene encoding transmembrane protein 134, with the protein MAAQFTIDDAFVLEGDEEGAVSDGETEGWKGRDKDRDGEMTFGPLSFSKPQTHPIPAATGSPEHSNLKYQNLENEDGMGNNGNSSFNNFFKISDPATLSYCSSQWSFSTLSSVTQLSAHCCGWVSHPLVKKNRRVVLASFLLLITGVALIFTGIIIQLNPNAGVSSAIFFVPGFLLFIPGVYHVIYISCAVRGRRGFKLFYLPYFEK; encoded by the exons ATGGCAGCGCAGTTTACCATCGACGATGCCTTTGTGTTGGAAGGAGATGAGGAGGGAGCTGTGTCTGATGGAGAGACAGAAGGGTGGAAGGGCAGAGACAAGgacagagatggagagatgaCATTCGgccctctttctttctccaaaCCTCAAACTCACCCTATACCTGCTGCCACAGGCTCACCTGAGCACAGTAACCTTAAGTATCAG AATCTGGAAAATGAAGACGGCATGGGTAACAATGGCAATTCCTCATTCAATAACTTCTTCAAAATCAG TGACCCTGCAACACTGTCTTACTGCAGCTCCCAGTGGTCCTTCAGCACCTTGAGTTCTGTCACACAGCTCTCTGCACACTGCTGTGG GTGGGTGTCCCATCCACttgtgaagaaaaacagaagagttGTTCTTGCTtcattcctcctcctcatcactgGGGTTG cTCTTATTTTCACTGGCATCATCATACAGCTGAATCCAAATGCAG GTGTTTCAAGTGCTATTTTCTTCGTCCCtggatttcttcttttcatccCTGGAG TGTATCATGTGATCTACATCAGCTGTGCTGTCCGTGGTAGAAGAGGCTTCAAATTGTTCTACCTAccatattttgaaaaataa